CCAACTGGTGCTTACACTGaaaagaagaaaaataataaCCCAAAATCAAAACAAGATTTCCCAGTAACCAAGAGCTACCGATTGCAGCTGTAAGCCTGTAACAGCGCAATGCTTATTTTGGATTCCAAATACATCCATTCCTCTAATGGAGAATTTCACGAGGCTCGGTGAATAATGTGGCCGGACGAAGTAACAGAGACGGCACTTACGCAGAGCTGCTCACCGCGGCCGACGATGTCATAGAAGAAGGAGTAGCAGGTGCAGAGGTGCTCCGGGAAGCAGATGTACTCCTCCTTCCTCTTGGACTCCCCCATCACCTGCAGCGCCAATCCAAAGCAAGCCGTCGTCAACCGGCCGATCGCCTGCTGGCTCGGCCACAGCACGAGCAGCCGTGGGAACCGAAAGGTAAGGCGCGGGAGCAGACCAGGAAGAGCGAGCGGCCGCTGGGCGCGCCGGTGACGCGGCGGACGCCGCCCTCGTCGAGGATCTTGCAGGCGCGCAGCATGTTCTTGCCGAACAGGTGGTCGAGGCTGTACGCACGCCAGAACCGGTCAGGGGCTCGAGACGGCGAGGCGCGCATGAATAACAACCGAGCGAGACGGTGGCGCCGCGGCGGTGCCGGGCCTGTTTGGATTCACTTACATGGACAGGTGCTCGTCGGTGGCGTGTCCCGCGGCCTTGATCTGCGCCCACACGGCGTCGGCCACGGCGAGGGCGACGCCGGCAGCGACGGACAttcgggcgacggcggcggcgtcgGTTGCGGTGGATCACTGGACTGGTGGGTTGCGCGCGCAAGCCGTTTGATGTTTTGACGCAGCGGAGGCGGAGACCGGAGAGTGCGACCCGTCGAGGCGAGGCTTCAGGGTAGGCTGACAAGTGGCCGTGGGCCGACATGCCTTTTTTTTTGCAGAAACAGAAACGAAAACAAAATAAAATCGAATTTTCCACTATAAACTGAACTCCAGCTAGCTCAACTAAGAAGAAGGAAAATGTGAAATGTGTATGCACAGGTCGGCAAAACGCCGATCAATTTCTCATTACAAAACACCGGAGCCAACAAAAAGCAAAATGAGCTACATTTGTATACGCATCTTGGGCCTCTGATCTAGCAGAGCGCCGCCACATTCGGCAGCCACGATCCAAGCATGGGCGACGCGGGAGCGCCAAGAATCGGATGGCACGGGAGCAGGCAGCGGTGGTGTAATCACGTCAGCGGTTGTGGAGCGGGTCGGAGGAGTTGGGCACCCGGCGCTCGCTGCCCCTGACGAGGCCGTCCGTGGTCGCCGGGACCCGCGGCCACCACTTCCTCGCCCGCACGTCGAACGCCGCGTCGGGCGAGCGCGCCTCCGCGGCCGCCTCGGTCGTGCCGGCGGCGTGGCCGTCccctccggccgccgccgtcgcccccaGGAGGAGGAAGGCGACGAGGAAGAAAAGGAACCTCTGGCTGGCCGGCATCTCATGCATTCATGGGGGCAAGAGGACCAGACAGAGTGGATGGATCAGTGGGCTGTAGACTGTAGTACCCTGCTGCTCTGTGTGTGCGTGTGCACGAGAGAAGCTGAATCTCCTGAGGCGCTCTGCTCTGCTGCCAATGTAACAGCGCGCGCGGCCGAGAGAAAACTTGAGCGGATTAGCGAAGTGGCGTAGTAGTGGTACCGTGCAACAGTCAAAGTTGGAAAGCCCTTTATACTGCCGTAGCGAGGCAGGAGCTACGAGGACACAATCATTCGGCCATGTATACCGCATGACTGAAAGGGTAGGAATGCTTGCCACACGCAGAGAATCTTGGCAACAGCGGGCAGCAGGCGCAGACATCAGCAGAAGGCCTGTTCCGGTTCTTGTCTCTGACCCATTCGTTGCTAGCACTACTCTATTTCGAAGTGAAATTACAACTGGTTCAAAGTGCCAAAAGAATAAAATGTGGTTCAAACTTCAAGCCATCACCACGTCAAAATAGTCAAATATCATCTCCATCTCCATGTCTTATGTTACGGAGATACTAGTAGGTTAATTTTGTGAGATTAAGGCATGGGAGTCCCGGACAAGGCACAGGTGTCCATGACGCTTTTAGGTGAGGAGTTTAGTGAGCGAAGAATCGGAGGTTAGCGGCAGATTAGGTGAACGGCCCGGGAAACAGGGGACACGGCTTTCCATGCGCGAGGGAAAGGCCTTGAGCGAGCTCGCTCGCTCCACAGCCTATGCATGCCCAGcatctttcttttcttctttcttttctctCCTTTTGCCGAGCCAGAAGCCAGCGGCCATGCAGCGGCGgcagagagggagagggggagcgAGAGCGTGCGTCGCGGCGCCATGGCCGTGCCTCTCGGGCGCTGGGTCGCGTGTCCCCGTGAGCGACCTCAGCTTTCCGCTCGCGACGGACAAGGCCGGGGCTGCTTTTGGGGCTCCAACTGCTACAAAGCGCAGCCTGTCGTGCGTGTCTCTCCCGTGCGGGAGAAGCGACGACGGGGGCAGAGAGGAATCTGCTCTGGGCGCTGTCAGCCCGCGACACTGAATCCTAATCCGAAGCTTGAGTGCAACAGCGATAACGTCACGGCATCTTGGAGCAACTCCAACGGGACGACTCATTTCGTCTGCTGGCGTTTGTTTGAATCGGCCGCAGACAGAAAAGGCGGCCCAATGCGCCGACTCAAACGAACGCGTGTCTGTTTGACGTTCGCATGGCGACCCATTTTCACTCCCGCGCGTGCTCCCGCCTCacaacccccctcccccctcatgaaggacgccatcgacctcgatgccgccgccggcctcgcctccctcgTCCGGCACGGCCGTTCCCTCCGGAAAAGGCAAGCCTCGTGCCTCGCGCAAGACCGCTGCCGCGACTGAAGGAGTCCCGGACTAAGGGATTTTCGGACGTCCGGCCAGTtgtctatgggccggactgatgggctgtgaatatacgaagactgaagactacacccgtgtccggataggactctccttggcgtggaaggcaagcttggcgaacaactatgaagatttcatcttatgtaaccaactctatgtaaccctacatcccccggtgtctatataaaccggagagtgtAGTCCGAATAGGGgatactcaataccgtagtcatacagACTAGACTTCTAAGGTTTAgctattacgatctcgtggtagatcaactcttgtaacactcatattcatcaagatcaatcaagcagaaagtagggtattacctccatagagagggcctgaacctcgGTAAACATTGTGTCTCATGTATCATGTTACCATCAATTTTaaacgcacagttcgagaccccctactcgagatccgccggttttgacaccgacattgatgctttcattgagagttcctctgtgctgtcgctgaaaggtttgatggccccttcaatcatcaatAATGGCGTTGTCtgcggagaaactttcctccccggacagatctttgtattcggcggctttgcactgtgggccaactcgtttggccatctggagcagatcgaaagctacgcccctggccataaggtcagattcgggagcttgaactacgtcgcggacatccgtggagacttgatcttcgccggattcgataccgcggtagccgctcccgatgatcatgacttaaatctgtcatcgggccgcatccaggagatcgctcctgtaaccgctctggccctagaGCCGGAGCAGGCTGCGCCATCCAAAGATGGGAGGAttaaccccaccacggaggccgcagattccacggcgttggagctgcacatggacctggtctcactcgatgcctatgccaccggaacaccggactcgtctccggctgtAGGTTCCGAACCACACGAACCCACAGACGCTGaccttgatcgtttatcgatcttcgaattcagcgccgcagacatcttccagcactcgcctctgggcgatgtgctaaactcgttAAAAAGTCTGTCCTTAGCGGAGGACTctcagccgaactatatccggctcgaaTTAGGGGTTGACGATGGAGAATTTCGCTttccacccgccacccactttatgGCCACGGTTGAGG
This genomic interval from Triticum urartu cultivar G1812 unplaced genomic scaffold, Tu2.1 TuUngrouped_contig_572, whole genome shotgun sequence contains the following:
- the LOC125529606 gene encoding zinc finger SWIM domain-containing protein 7-like; the protein is MSVAAGVALAVADAVWAQIKAAGHATDEHLSILDHLFGKNMLRACKILDEGGVRRVTGAPSGRSLFLVMGESKRKEEYICFPEHLCTCYSFFYDIVGRGEQLCCKHQLAARLAEAVGKHQEMEVTDEELAHMLANL
- the LOC125529607 gene encoding uncharacterized protein LOC125529607: MHEMPASQRFLFFLVAFLLLGATAAAGGDGHAAGTTEAAAEARSPDAAFDVRARKWWPRVPATTDGLVRGSERRVPNSSDPLHNR